From the genome of Terriglobales bacterium:
GGCCCGGAGCGGCGTTCCATGCAAGGTCTCATCCAGTTGGCGGTCGCTCTCCATCATCACTCCACGGGGAACCTGGACGGGGCGCGCTCCCTGCTGGCCCGCGCTGCCGCCAAACTGGCGGACGCTCCCGACGATTTCTTCGGGATCT
Proteins encoded in this window:
- a CDS encoding DUF309 domain-containing protein; translation: MVDRARFEEGVALFNAGDFFAAHEALEDVWRDLHGPERRSMQGLIQLAVALHHHSTGNLDGARSLLARAAAKLADAPDDFFGI